In Trifolium pratense cultivar HEN17-A07 linkage group LG7, ARS_RC_1.1, whole genome shotgun sequence, a genomic segment contains:
- the LOC123895312 gene encoding transcription factor TCP4-like: MGETTHDHQTGEAETTAATTIKPTATSSKRIAGEIVEVQGGHIVRSTGRKDRHSKVCTAKGPRDRRVRLSAHTAIQFYDVQDRLGYDRPSKAVDWLIKKAKSSIDELAQLPAWNPTATCSTTPQQQQQQQQTNEMFNRQSPVDNHQVTASTIHRSAAALERRMPQQQQEQFPSQQLELDYSNSSSGKHGFLQGSLDTDIADTIKSFFPVETPTTSFHSYPQPPDLLSRTAATAQQQDLRLSLQSFQDPILLQSHHHHNQVLFAGNSSLGGYDVGGSGSTLWSEQQQQEENDNGRFHRMMAWNANNANVNDPDGGNSGHGGGFVFSTPAAPVFGGYGQFFTQRGPLQSSYNPSVRAWIDPSMAATANIADHHHHYLSPMIHQASVSGGGFSGFRIPARIQGEEEHDGLSDKPSSASSDSRH; encoded by the coding sequence ATGGGAGAAACAACACACGACCACCAAACAGGAGAAGCAGAAacaacagcagcaacaacaatAAAACCAACAGCAACCTCGTCTAAGAGAATTGCAGGAGAAATCGTGGAAGTGCAAGGAGGTCACATTGTACGGTCAACAGGACGGAAAGACCGTCACAGCAAAGTATGCACGGCGAAAGGTCCACGTGACCGCCGTGTTCGACTCTCGGCCCACACCGCGATTCAATTCTACGACGTGCAAGACCGTTTGGGCTACGACCGGCCCAGTAAGGCAGTTGATTGGCTTATCAAAAAAGCCAAATCTTCCATTGACGAACTCGCTCAGCTTCCGGCATGGAATCCCACCGCCACATGTTCAACAACAccacagcagcagcagcagcagcaacaaacAAACGAAATGTTCAACCGGCAATCTCCGGTGGACAACCATCAAGTAACCGCTTCCACCATTCACCGCTCAGCGGCTGCATTAGAGCGAAGAAtgccacaacaacaacaagaacaattTCCTTCGCAGCAACTAGAGTTAGACTATAGCAATAGCAGCAGCGGGAAACATGGTTTTCTTCAAGGCTCATTGGATACTGACATTGCGGATACTATTAAGTCGTTTTTTCCAGTCGAAACGCCGACGACGTCGTTTCACAGTTACCCACAACCGCCTGATTTGCTTTCTCGAACTGCGGCTACCGCCCAGCAGCAAGATCTCCGCCTCTCATTGCAATCTTTTCAAGATCCTATTCTGCTTCAGAGCCACCATCACCACAACCAAGTGCTTTTCGCCGGAAACTCCTCACTCGGCGGCTACGACGTTGGTGGAAGTGGAAGCACCTTGTGGTCTGAGCAGCAGCAACAGGAGGAAAATGACAATGGTAGATTCCATAGAATGATGGCTTGGAATGCTAATAATGCTAATGTTAATGATCCAGATGGTGGTAACAGTGGCCATGGTGGTGGATTTGTGTTCAGCACACCTGCCGCTCCCGTTTTTGGCGGTTATGGCCAGTTTTTTACTCAGAGGGGACCCCTTCAGTCCAGTTACAATCCTTCAGTTCGTGCTTGGATAGATCCTTCAATGGCGGCGACGGCCAACATAGCCGATCACCATCATCACTATCTTTCGCCGATGATCCATCAGGCTTCTGTCTCTGGTGGTGGATTTTCCGGCTTTCGTATACCGGCACGAATTCAGGGTGAAGAGGAACATGACGGCCTATCTGATAAACCGTCCTCTGCTTCCTCTGATTCTCGCCATTGA
- the LOC123895313 gene encoding malate dehydrogenase, mitochondrial-like, giving the protein MMRPSMLRSVQSAVSRTSSHLTRRGYATEPVPERKVAILGAAGGIGQPLSLLMKLNPLVSTLSLYDIAGTPGVAADVSHINSRSEVTGYAGEEELGKALEGADVVIIPAGVPRKPGMTRDDLFNINAGIVKSLATAISKYCPHALVNMISNPVNSTVPIAAEVFKKAGTYDEKRLFGVTTLDVVRAKTFYAGKAKVPVAEVNVPVVGGHAGVTILPLFSQATPQANLDDDVIKALTTRTQDGGTEVVTAKAGKGSATLSMAYAGAIFADACLKGLNGVPDVIECSYVQSNLISELPFFASKVRIGKNGVEEILGLGSLSDFEQQGLENLKAELKSSIEKGIKFASQ; this is encoded by the exons ATGATGAGGCCGTCGATGCTCAGATCCGTCCAATCAGCCGTGTCCCGCACCTCCTCTCACCTAACCCGCCGTGGCTATGCTACCGAACCAGTTCCAGAACGCAAGGTGGCCATTCTCGGCGCTGCCGGCGGGATCGGTCAGCCTCTCTCTCTTCTGATGAAGCTCAACCCTCTCGTTTCAACCCTATCTCTTTATGATATTGCTGGAACCCCTGGTGTCGCCGCCGATGTCAGCCACATCAACTCCAGATCTGAG GTAACTGGGTATGCAGGTGAAGAAGAGCTTGGAAAAGCTTTGGAGGGTGCTGATGTTGTTATAATTCCTGCCGGTGTGCCCAGAAAGCCTGGAATGACTCGTGATGATCTTTTCAATATTAATGCCGGCATTGTCAAGTCACTTGCCACTGCTATTTCTAAGTACTGCCCCCAT GCCCTTGTTAACATGATAAGCAACCCTGTGAACTCCACCGTTCCCATTGCTGCAGAGGTTTTCAAGAAGGCAGGGACATATGACGAGAAGAGATTGTTTGGGGTTACAACCCTTGATGTAGTTAGGGCAAAAACTTTCTATGCTGGGAAAGCTAAAGTTCCAGTTGCTG AGGTCAATGTACCTGTTGTAGGAGGCCATGCAGGAGTTACTATTCTCCCACTATTTTCTCAG GCAACACCTCAAGCCAATCTGGATGATGATGTCATTAAGGCTCTAACGACAAGAACACAAGATGGAGGAACGGAAGTTGTGACTGCCAAGGCTGGAAAGGGTTCTGCAACTTTGTCAATGGC TTATGCTGGAGCCATATTTGCTGATGCTTGCCTCAAAGGTCTGAATGGAGTTCCAGATGTTATTGAGTGCTCATATGTGCAATCCAATCTCATCTCTGAACTTCCTTTCTTTGCTTCCAAG GTGAGGATTGGGAAGAATGGTGTGGAAGAAATTCTGGGCCTAGGTTCTCTCTCAGATTTCGAGCAACAAGGCCTTGAAAACCTCAAGGCTGAGCTCAAATCATCTATTGAAAAGGGAATCAAATTTGCCTCCCAATAA